The nucleotide sequence TCCTCATAGCTACAATGGAGTGAAGGGCGGTGTTTGGATTCCTGAGAAAATTTACAGGGGGTATATTGAAAAGCGAAAGGAGGAAATTCAATATACCGATTTGAGGATCATAGAGCCAGATCCAGATCATGCTTGCCGCAACCATGGGAGTAATGACAGGAAGATAGTAGATCGCCCTGAAAATCCCGATTCCTTTTAGTCCGCTGTTTACTAGCAGGGCAAGCAGCAGAGAGAAAAGCATGTTTAGAGGCAGGACTTCAATTGAAAACTGAAAGGTCACCAGAACCGCTCTCCAGAACTCTGAGTCACCGAATATTCGGGCGTAATTCGCCAGGCCAATGAACCTTGCCTCTCCGAAGCCTGAGAATTTCGTAAGGCTCAGAAAGAGGGAGACAAATATCGGGACTATCTTGAAGATTAAGTTGTAAATCAGCACTGGCGCAATGAATATCAAGGCCGTTACTGCGATTCGCCTCTTGAGACTGCCCGCACCGCTCACGCTTCACCTCTTGGAAGATAAAGAGCCGGCAGATCCATTAGGAAAAGCCGGCCTTAGGTAATTACTTCAGTTTACTGATTTCCTCGGCCGCTCCGTCTAGCGCGTTCTTCGGAGTCATGACGCCCATAATTGCACGTTCGAGATACTTGGAGATAATATCTCTTGCCTGAACCCAGAACGGAACATTCGGATTTCCATAGGCATACTTCGAGCCTTCCACGAACTTCATCAGATTTGGATC is from Mesotoga infera and encodes:
- a CDS encoding sugar ABC transporter permease, whose amino-acid sequence is MSGAGSLKRRIAVTALIFIAPVLIYNLIFKIVPIFVSLFLSLTKFSGFGEARFIGLANYARIFGDSEFWRAVLVTFQFSIEVLPLNMLFSLLLALLVNSGLKGIGIFRAIYYLPVITPMVAASMIWIWLYDPQIGILNFLLSLFNIPPVNFLRNPNTALHSIVAMRIWRGAGWNMLIYLAGLQGISKNLYEAAAIDGASSIRRFFKITLPLLRPVHVYVLIVGMISTLQSFTEMYVMTGGGPLQSTTTVGLLIYRAAFDYMDMGYASAMSFVLGIMIMTLSVASFRSRRQKEAFE